The following coding sequences are from one Humulus lupulus chromosome X, drHumLupu1.1, whole genome shotgun sequence window:
- the LOC133803599 gene encoding probable LL-diaminopimelate aminotransferase, chloroplastic translates to MMHCSQPLSMSSICRPYAVSVPNLTRSVPFINERKEGHCTSVSRSVNMESLRSGYLFPEIAKRELEHRQKYPQEKLIRLGIGDTTEPIPDIITSAMAEYTLALSTVKGYRGYGAEQGNTDLRVAIAEKLYKNMGVQGNEVFVSDGAQCDISRLQMLFGSDVTVAVQDPSFPAYIDSSVIFGRGGNFEEKTGQYGNISYMKCCPENNFFPSLSPYYTPKTDVIFFCSPNNPTGNAATRQQLKRLVEFAKDNGSIIIYDSSYAAFISDDSPRSIYEIPGAKEVAIEVSSFSKCAGFTGVRLGWTIVPEELKYSNGFPVIKDFDRIMCTCFNGAASVSQAGGLACLSQEGYKAMMGVVNYYKENAKIIGETMRSLGMKVYGGKNAPYIWVHFPGQTSWDVFSEILSKTHIMTIPGTGFGPAGQAYIRFSAFGHRQTVLEASRRLRNLYNN, encoded by the exons ATGATGCATTGTTCTCAACCGCTATCTATGTCCTCCATTTGCCGCCCTTATGCAGTTTCAGTACCAAACCTCACcag ATCAGTGCCGTTCATCAACGAAAGGAAAGAAG GTCATTGCACAAGTGTCTCGCGCAGTGTGAATATGGAGAGCCTCCGTAGTGGATATCTGTTTCCTGag ATAGCAAAGCGTGAGTTAGAACACAGACAGAAGTACCCACAAGAAAAGTTGATTAGGCTTGGCATCGGTGATACCACGGAGCCTATACCGGATATCATAACGTCGGCCATGGCTGAG TATACTCTCGCTCTCTCAACAGTCAAAGGCTACAGAGGATATGGAGCCGAGCAAGGCAACACG GATTTAAGAGTGGCTATCGCAGaaaaattatacaaaaatatgggagtaCAAGGCAATGAAGTTTTTGTATCAGACGGTGCACAATGTGACATTTCTCGCCTTCAG ATGCTTTTTGGGTCCGATGTCACGGTGGCTGTGCAAGATCCGTCTTTTCCG GCATATATCGATTCTAGTGTGATATTTGGGCGAGGTGGAAATTTTGAAGAGAAAACAGGGCAGTACGGAAACATTTCGTACATGAAATGCTGTCCAGAGAACAACTTCTTCCCCAGCCTATCACCTTATTACACCCCAAAAACTGATGTCATTTTCTTCTGCTCTCCAAACAATCCAACGGGTAACGCTGCGACACGTCAGCAGCTCAAACGACTTGTCGAATTTGCAAAAGACAACGGTTCCATTATTATATACGACTCGTCGTATGCTGCTTTTATATCAGATGACAGCCCCAGATCCATCTATGAAATTCCCGGTGCCAAAGAG gttgcAATAGAGGTTTCTTCGTTCTCGAAATGTGCTGGTTTCACTGGTGTTCGGCTGGGTTGGACGATTGTGCCGGAAGAGTTGAAGTACTCGAATGGGTTTCCTGTAATTAAGGATTTTGATCGTATTATGTGCACTTGCTTCAATGGTGCCGCCAGTGTTTCTCAGGCTGGTGGCCTCGCATGCCTTTCTCAAGAAGGTTACAag GCAATGATGGGCGTGGTTAACTACTACAAGGAAAATGCAAAAATAATAGGAGAAACTATGAGATCTCTTGGGATGAAGGTGTATGGTGGAAAGAATGCACCTTACATTTGGGTACATTTTCCAGGGCAGACTTCTTGGGATGTTTTCTCTGAAATTCTTTCCAAGACACACATAATGACCATTCCTGGTACTGGATTTGGTCCTGCTGGTCAAGCCTATATCAGATTTAGTGCTTTTGGCCATAGACAAACCGTGCTTGAAGCCTCCAGAAGGCTAAGAAATCTTTATAATAACTAA